The Symphalangus syndactylus isolate Jambi chromosome 8, NHGRI_mSymSyn1-v2.1_pri, whole genome shotgun sequence genome includes a window with the following:
- the ANKZF1 gene encoding tRNA endonuclease ANKZF1 isoform X3 encodes MDISEKLFCSTCDQTFQNHQEQREHYKLDWHRFNLKQRLKDKPLLSALDFEKQSSTGDLSSISGSEDSDSASEEDLQTLDRERATFEKFSRPQGFYPHRVLFQNAQGQFLYAYRCVLGPHQDPPEEAELLLQNLQSRGPRDCVVLMAAAGHFAGAIFQGRGVVTHKTFHRYTVRAKRGTAQGLRDARGGPSRSAGANLRRYNEATLYKDVRDLLAGPTWAKALEEAGTILLRAPRSGRSLFFGGKGAPLQRGDPRLWDIPLATRRPTFQELQRVLHKLTTLHVYEDPGEAVRLHSPQTHWKTVREERKKPTEEEIRKICSDEKEALGQNEESPKQGSGSEGDDGFQVELELVELTMGTLDLRESEVLPKRRRRKRNKKEKSRDQEARAHRTLLQQPQEEEPSTQSSQAAAAPLGPLLDEAKAPGQPELWNALLAACRAGDVGVLKLQLAPSPADPRVLSLLSAPLGSGGFTLLHAAAAAGRGSVVRLLLEAGANPTVQDSRARPPYTVAADKSTRNEFRRFMEKNPDAYDYNKAQVPGPLTPEMEARQATRKREQKAARRQREEQQQRQQEQEEREREEQRRFAALSDREKRALAAERRLTAQLGAPTPPIPDSAIVNTRRCWSCGASLQGLTPFHYLDFSFCSTRCLQDHRRQAGKPSS; translated from the exons ATGGATATTTCAGAGAAGTTATTTTGTTCAACCTGTGACCAGACCTTCCAGAACCACCAAGAACAG AGGGAACATTATAAGCTTGACTGGCATCGGTTTAACCTAAAGCAACGTCTCAAGGACAAGCCTCTCCTGTCTGCCCTGGACTTTGAAAAGCAGAGCTCCACAG GAGATCTTTCCAGCATCTCGGGATCAGAAGACTCAGACTCAGCCAGTGAGGAGGACTTGCAGACACTGGATCGGGAGAGGGCTACATTTGAGAAGTTTAGCCGACCCCAAGGCTTTTACCCTCATCGAGTTCTTTTCCAGAATGCTCAGGGCCAGTTTCTTTATGCCTACCGCTGTGTCCTAGGCCCTCATCAG GATCCCCCAGAAGAGGCAGAACTGCTGCTACAGAACCTGCAAAGTAGAGGTCCCAGAGACTGCGTGGTGCTCATGGCTGCAGCTGGGCACTTTGCTGGTGCTATATTTCAAGG AAGAGGAGTGGTGACACACAAAACTTTTCACCGCTATACGGTGCGGGCCAAGCGGGGCACAGCCCAGGGGCTTCGGGATGCCCGAGGTGGGCCATCACGCTCTGCTGGAGCCAACCTGAGGCGCTACAATGAAGCCACACTATATAAG GATGTTCGTGACCTGCTGGCAGGGCCAACCTGGGCTAAGGCACTGGAGGAGGCTGGTACAATACTGTTGCGTGCTCCCCGCTCTGGCCGGTCTTTGTTCTTTGGAGGCAAGGGGGCACCCCTGCAAAGGGGGGATCCCCGACTTTGGGATATCCCCCTTGCCACCCGCAGACCCACCTTCCAAGAGCTACAGCGTGTGCTCCATAAGCTGACCACTTTGCATGTCTATG AAGACCCTGGGGAAGCAGTCAGACTGCACTCACCTCAGACACACTGGAAAACagtaagagaggagagaaagaaacctactgaggaagaaataagaaagatctGCAGTGATGAAAAGGAAGCACTTGGGCAGAATGAGGAATCTCCCAAACAGG GTTCAGGGTCGGAGGGAGATGATGGCTTTCAGGTAGAGTTGGAGCTAGTGGAGTTGACCATGGGGACTCTGGATCTTCGTGAGTCTGAAGTATTGCCCAAgcggaggaggagaaaaaggaataagaagGAGAAAAGCCGAGACCAGGAGGCTAGGGCACATCGGACTCTTCTCCAGCAACCTCAAGAAGAGGAGCCTTCCACACAGTCATCCCAGGCAGCTGCTGCCCCCTTGGGCCCTTTGCTGGATGAGGCCAAAGCCCCTGGTCAGCCAGAGCTCTGGAATGCACTGCTTGCTGCTTGCCGAGCTGGAGATGTTGGAGTGCTGAAGCTCCAGCTAGCTCCCAGCCCTGCAGACCCTAGAGTTCTGTCTCTGCTCAGTGCCCCCTTGGGCTCCGGTGGCTTTACTCTCCTGCATGCAGCAGCTGCAGCTGGAAGAGGCTCAGTGGTTCGTCTGCTGCTGGAAGCAGGTGCCAACCCCACTGTGCA GGACTCTCGGGCCCGGCCACCTTATACTGTTGCAGCTGACAAATCAACACGTAATGAGTTCCGAAGGTTCATGGAGAAGAATCCAGATGCCTATGATTACAACAAGGCTCAG GTGCCAGGACCATTGACACCAGAAATGGAAGCACGGCAGGCTACACGGAAAAGGGAGCAGAAGGCAGCCCGGCGGCAACGGGAGGAACAGCAGcagaggcagcaggagcaggaggagcGTGAACGAGAAGAGCAGCGGCGATTTGCCGCCCTCAGTGATCGAGAGAAG AGAGCTCTGGCTGCAGAGCGCCGACTCACCGCCCAGTTGGGAGCCCCTACCCCTCCAATCCCTGACTCTGCAATCGTCAATACTCG ACGCTGCTGGAGTTGTGGGGCATCTCTCCAAGGCCTCACTCCCTTTCACTACCTCGACTTCTCTTTCTGCTCCACACGTTGCCTCCAGGACCATCGCCGTCAGGCAGGGAAGCCCTCTTCCTGA
- the GLB1L gene encoding beta-galactosidase-1-like protein isoform X2 has translation MRWSGLNAVQFYVPWNYHEPQPGVYNFNGSRDLIAFLNEAALANLLVILRPGPYICAEWEMGGLPSWLLRKPEIHLRTSDPDFLAAVDSWFKVLLPKIYPWLYHNGGNIISIQVENEYGSYRACDFSYMRHLAGLFRALLGEKILLFTTDGPEGLKCGSLQGLYTTVDFGPADNMTKIFTLLRKYEPHGPLVNSEYYTGWLDYWGQNHSIRSVSAVTKGLENMLKLGASVNMYMFHGGTNFGYWNGADKKGHFLPITTSYDYDAPISEAGDPTPKLFALRDVISKFQEVPLGPLPPPSPKMMLGPLTLHLVGHLLAFLDLLCPRGPIHSILPMTFEAVEQDRGFMLYRTYMTHTISEPTPFWVPNNGVHDRAYVIVDGVFQGVLERNMRDKLFLTGKLGSKLDILVENMGRLSFGSNSSDFKGLLVPPVLGQTILTQWMMFPLKIDNLVKWWFPLQLPKWPYPQAPSGPTFYSKTFPILGSVGDTFLYLPGWTKGQVWINGFNLGRYWTKRGPQQTLYVPRFLLFPRGALNKITLLELENVPLQPQVQFLDKPILNSTSTLHRTRINSLSADTLSASEPMELSGH, from the exons ATGCGATGGAGCGGCCTCAACGCCGTGCAGTT TTATGTGCCCTGGAACTACCACGAGCCACAGCCTGGGGTCTATAACTTTAATGGCAGCCGGGACCTCATTGCCTTTCTGAATGAGGCAGCTCTAGCGAACCTGTTGGTCATACTGAGACCAGGACCTTACATCTGTGCAGAGTGGGAGATG GGGGGTCTCCCATCCTGGTTGCTTCGAAAACCTGAAATTCATCTGAGAACCTCAGATCCAG ACTTCCTTGCCGCAGTGGACTCCTGGTTCAAGGTCTTGCTGCCCAAGATATATCCATGGCTTTACCACAATGGGGGCAACATCATTAGCATTCAG GTGGAGAATGAATACGGTAGCTACAGAGCCTGTGACTTCAGCTACATGAGGCACTTGGCTGGGCTCTTCCGTGCACTACTAGGAGAAAAGATCTTGCTCTTCACCACAGATGGGCCTGAAGGACTCAAGTGTGGCTCCCTCCAGGGACTCTATACCACTGTGGATTTTGGCCCAG CTGACAACATGACCAAAATCTTTACCCTGCTTCGGAAGTATGAACCCCATGGGCCATTG GTAAACTCTGAGTACTACACAGGCTGGCTGGATTACTGGGGCCAGAATCACTCCATACGGTCTGTGTCAGCTGTAACCAAAGGACTAGAGAACATGCTCAAGTTGGGAGCCAGTGTGAACAT GTACATGTTCCATGGAGGTACCAACTTTGGATATTGGAATG GTGCCGATAAGAAGGGACACTTCCTTCCGATTACTACCAGCTATGACTATGATGCACCTATATCTGAAGCAGGGGACCCCACACCTAAGCTTTTTGCTCTTCGAGATGTCATCAGCAAG TTCCAGGAAGTTCCTTTGGGACCTTTACCTCCCCCCAGCCCCAAGATGATGCTTGGACCTTTGACTCTGCACCTG GTTGGGCATTTGCTGGCTTTCCTAGACTTGTTATGCCCCCGTGGGCCCATTCATTCAATCTTGCCAATGACCTTTGAGGCTGTCGAGCAG GACCGTGGCTTCATGTTGTACCGAACCTATATGACCCATACCATTTCTGAGCCAACACCATTCTGGGTGCCAAATAATGGAGTCCATGACCGTGCCTATGTGATTGTGGATGGG GTGTTCCAAGGTGTTTTGGAGCGCAATATGAGAGACAAACTATTTTTGACGGGGAAACTGGGGTCCAAACTGGATATCTTGGTGGAGAACATGGGGAGGCTCAGTTTTGGGTCTAACAGCAGTGACTTCAAG GGCCTGTTGGTGCCACCAGTTCTGGGGCAAACAATCCTTACCCAGTGGATGATGTTCCCTCTGAAAATTGATAACCTTGTAAAGTGGTGGTTTCCCCTCCAGTTGCCAAAATGGCCATATCCTCAAGCTCCTTCTGGCCCCACATTCTACTCCAAAACATTTCCAATTTTAGGCTCAGTTGGGGACACATTTCTATATCTACCTGGATGGACCAAG GGCCAAGTCTGGATCAATGGGTTTAACTTGGGCCGGTACTGGACAAAGCGGGGGCCACAACAGACCCTCTACGTGCCAAGATTCCTGCTGTTTCCTAGGGGAGCCCTCAACAAAATCACATTGCTGGAACTAGAAAATGTACCTCTCCAGCCCCAAGTCCAATTTTTGGATAAGCCTATCCTCAATAGCACTAGTACTTTGCACAGGACACGTATCAATTCCCTTTCAGCTGATacactgagtgcctctgaaccaATGGAATTAAGTGGGCACTGA
- the ANKZF1 gene encoding tRNA endonuclease ANKZF1 isoform X2, producing the protein MSPVPDAAPAPASISLFDLSADAPVLQGLSLVSHAPGEALARAPRTSYSGSGERESPERKLLQGPMDISEKLFCSTCDQTFQNHQEQREHYKLDWHRFNLKQRLKDKPLLSALDFEKQSSTGDLSSISGSEDSDSASEEDLQTLDRERATFEKFSRPQGFYPHRVLFQNAQGQFLYAYRCVLGPHQDPPEEAELLLQNLQSRGPRDCVVLMAAAGHFAGAIFQGRGVVTHKTFHRYTVRAKRGTAQGLRDARGGPSRSAGANLRRYNEATLYKDVRDLLAGPTWAKALEEAGTILLRAPRSGRSLFFGGKGAPLQRGDPRLWDIPLATRRPTFQELQRVLHKLTTLHVYGSGSEGDDGFQVELELVELTMGTLDLRESEVLPKRRRRKRNKKEKSRDQEARAHRTLLQQPQEEEPSTQSSQAAAAPLGPLLDEAKAPGQPELWNALLAACRAGDVGVLKLQLAPSPADPRVLSLLSAPLGSGGFTLLHAAAAAGRGSVVRLLLEAGANPTVQDSRARPPYTVAADKSTRNEFRRFMEKNPDAYDYNKAQVPGPLTPEMEARQATRKREQKAARRQREEQQQRQQEQEEREREEQRRFAALSDREKRALAAERRLTAQLGAPTPPIPDSAIVNTRRCWSCGASLQGLTPFHYLDFSFCSTRCLQDHRRQAGKPSS; encoded by the exons ATGTCGCCGGTTCCAGATGCAGCCCCGGCTCCTGCGTCGATCTCCCTGTTTGACCTCAGCGCGGATGCTCCGGTCCTTCAGGGCCTGAGCCTGGTGAGCCACGCGCCTGGGGAGGCTCTGGCCCGGGCTCCGCGTACTTCTTATTCAG GCTCAGGGGAGAGAGAAAGCCCAGAAAGAAAGCTACTCCAGGGTCCTATGGATATTTCAGAGAAGTTATTTTGTTCAACCTGTGACCAGACCTTCCAGAACCACCAAGAACAG AGGGAACATTATAAGCTTGACTGGCATCGGTTTAACCTAAAGCAACGTCTCAAGGACAAGCCTCTCCTGTCTGCCCTGGACTTTGAAAAGCAGAGCTCCACAG GAGATCTTTCCAGCATCTCGGGATCAGAAGACTCAGACTCAGCCAGTGAGGAGGACTTGCAGACACTGGATCGGGAGAGGGCTACATTTGAGAAGTTTAGCCGACCCCAAGGCTTTTACCCTCATCGAGTTCTTTTCCAGAATGCTCAGGGCCAGTTTCTTTATGCCTACCGCTGTGTCCTAGGCCCTCATCAG GATCCCCCAGAAGAGGCAGAACTGCTGCTACAGAACCTGCAAAGTAGAGGTCCCAGAGACTGCGTGGTGCTCATGGCTGCAGCTGGGCACTTTGCTGGTGCTATATTTCAAGG AAGAGGAGTGGTGACACACAAAACTTTTCACCGCTATACGGTGCGGGCCAAGCGGGGCACAGCCCAGGGGCTTCGGGATGCCCGAGGTGGGCCATCACGCTCTGCTGGAGCCAACCTGAGGCGCTACAATGAAGCCACACTATATAAG GATGTTCGTGACCTGCTGGCAGGGCCAACCTGGGCTAAGGCACTGGAGGAGGCTGGTACAATACTGTTGCGTGCTCCCCGCTCTGGCCGGTCTTTGTTCTTTGGAGGCAAGGGGGCACCCCTGCAAAGGGGGGATCCCCGACTTTGGGATATCCCCCTTGCCACCCGCAGACCCACCTTCCAAGAGCTACAGCGTGTGCTCCATAAGCTGACCACTTTGCATGTCTATG GTTCAGGGTCGGAGGGAGATGATGGCTTTCAGGTAGAGTTGGAGCTAGTGGAGTTGACCATGGGGACTCTGGATCTTCGTGAGTCTGAAGTATTGCCCAAgcggaggaggagaaaaaggaataagaagGAGAAAAGCCGAGACCAGGAGGCTAGGGCACATCGGACTCTTCTCCAGCAACCTCAAGAAGAGGAGCCTTCCACACAGTCATCCCAGGCAGCTGCTGCCCCCTTGGGCCCTTTGCTGGATGAGGCCAAAGCCCCTGGTCAGCCAGAGCTCTGGAATGCACTGCTTGCTGCTTGCCGAGCTGGAGATGTTGGAGTGCTGAAGCTCCAGCTAGCTCCCAGCCCTGCAGACCCTAGAGTTCTGTCTCTGCTCAGTGCCCCCTTGGGCTCCGGTGGCTTTACTCTCCTGCATGCAGCAGCTGCAGCTGGAAGAGGCTCAGTGGTTCGTCTGCTGCTGGAAGCAGGTGCCAACCCCACTGTGCA GGACTCTCGGGCCCGGCCACCTTATACTGTTGCAGCTGACAAATCAACACGTAATGAGTTCCGAAGGTTCATGGAGAAGAATCCAGATGCCTATGATTACAACAAGGCTCAG GTGCCAGGACCATTGACACCAGAAATGGAAGCACGGCAGGCTACACGGAAAAGGGAGCAGAAGGCAGCCCGGCGGCAACGGGAGGAACAGCAGcagaggcagcaggagcaggaggagcGTGAACGAGAAGAGCAGCGGCGATTTGCCGCCCTCAGTGATCGAGAGAAG AGAGCTCTGGCTGCAGAGCGCCGACTCACCGCCCAGTTGGGAGCCCCTACCCCTCCAATCCCTGACTCTGCAATCGTCAATACTCG ACGCTGCTGGAGTTGTGGGGCATCTCTCCAAGGCCTCACTCCCTTTCACTACCTCGACTTCTCTTTCTGCTCCACACGTTGCCTCCAGGACCATCGCCGTCAGGCAGGGAAGCCCTCTTCCTGA
- the ANKZF1 gene encoding tRNA endonuclease ANKZF1 isoform X1, whose translation MSPVPDAAPAPASISLFDLSADAPVLQGLSLVSHAPGEALARAPRTSYSGSGERESPERKLLQGPMDISEKLFCSTCDQTFQNHQEQREHYKLDWHRFNLKQRLKDKPLLSALDFEKQSSTGDLSSISGSEDSDSASEEDLQTLDRERATFEKFSRPQGFYPHRVLFQNAQGQFLYAYRCVLGPHQDPPEEAELLLQNLQSRGPRDCVVLMAAAGHFAGAIFQGRGVVTHKTFHRYTVRAKRGTAQGLRDARGGPSRSAGANLRRYNEATLYKDVRDLLAGPTWAKALEEAGTILLRAPRSGRSLFFGGKGAPLQRGDPRLWDIPLATRRPTFQELQRVLHKLTTLHVYEDPGEAVRLHSPQTHWKTVREERKKPTEEEIRKICSDEKEALGQNEESPKQGSGSEGDDGFQVELELVELTMGTLDLRESEVLPKRRRRKRNKKEKSRDQEARAHRTLLQQPQEEEPSTQSSQAAAAPLGPLLDEAKAPGQPELWNALLAACRAGDVGVLKLQLAPSPADPRVLSLLSAPLGSGGFTLLHAAAAAGRGSVVRLLLEAGANPTVQDSRARPPYTVAADKSTRNEFRRFMEKNPDAYDYNKAQVPGPLTPEMEARQATRKREQKAARRQREEQQQRQQEQEEREREEQRRFAALSDREKRALAAERRLTAQLGAPTPPIPDSAIVNTRRCWSCGASLQGLTPFHYLDFSFCSTRCLQDHRRQAGKPSS comes from the exons ATGTCGCCGGTTCCAGATGCAGCCCCGGCTCCTGCGTCGATCTCCCTGTTTGACCTCAGCGCGGATGCTCCGGTCCTTCAGGGCCTGAGCCTGGTGAGCCACGCGCCTGGGGAGGCTCTGGCCCGGGCTCCGCGTACTTCTTATTCAG GCTCAGGGGAGAGAGAAAGCCCAGAAAGAAAGCTACTCCAGGGTCCTATGGATATTTCAGAGAAGTTATTTTGTTCAACCTGTGACCAGACCTTCCAGAACCACCAAGAACAG AGGGAACATTATAAGCTTGACTGGCATCGGTTTAACCTAAAGCAACGTCTCAAGGACAAGCCTCTCCTGTCTGCCCTGGACTTTGAAAAGCAGAGCTCCACAG GAGATCTTTCCAGCATCTCGGGATCAGAAGACTCAGACTCAGCCAGTGAGGAGGACTTGCAGACACTGGATCGGGAGAGGGCTACATTTGAGAAGTTTAGCCGACCCCAAGGCTTTTACCCTCATCGAGTTCTTTTCCAGAATGCTCAGGGCCAGTTTCTTTATGCCTACCGCTGTGTCCTAGGCCCTCATCAG GATCCCCCAGAAGAGGCAGAACTGCTGCTACAGAACCTGCAAAGTAGAGGTCCCAGAGACTGCGTGGTGCTCATGGCTGCAGCTGGGCACTTTGCTGGTGCTATATTTCAAGG AAGAGGAGTGGTGACACACAAAACTTTTCACCGCTATACGGTGCGGGCCAAGCGGGGCACAGCCCAGGGGCTTCGGGATGCCCGAGGTGGGCCATCACGCTCTGCTGGAGCCAACCTGAGGCGCTACAATGAAGCCACACTATATAAG GATGTTCGTGACCTGCTGGCAGGGCCAACCTGGGCTAAGGCACTGGAGGAGGCTGGTACAATACTGTTGCGTGCTCCCCGCTCTGGCCGGTCTTTGTTCTTTGGAGGCAAGGGGGCACCCCTGCAAAGGGGGGATCCCCGACTTTGGGATATCCCCCTTGCCACCCGCAGACCCACCTTCCAAGAGCTACAGCGTGTGCTCCATAAGCTGACCACTTTGCATGTCTATG AAGACCCTGGGGAAGCAGTCAGACTGCACTCACCTCAGACACACTGGAAAACagtaagagaggagagaaagaaacctactgaggaagaaataagaaagatctGCAGTGATGAAAAGGAAGCACTTGGGCAGAATGAGGAATCTCCCAAACAGG GTTCAGGGTCGGAGGGAGATGATGGCTTTCAGGTAGAGTTGGAGCTAGTGGAGTTGACCATGGGGACTCTGGATCTTCGTGAGTCTGAAGTATTGCCCAAgcggaggaggagaaaaaggaataagaagGAGAAAAGCCGAGACCAGGAGGCTAGGGCACATCGGACTCTTCTCCAGCAACCTCAAGAAGAGGAGCCTTCCACACAGTCATCCCAGGCAGCTGCTGCCCCCTTGGGCCCTTTGCTGGATGAGGCCAAAGCCCCTGGTCAGCCAGAGCTCTGGAATGCACTGCTTGCTGCTTGCCGAGCTGGAGATGTTGGAGTGCTGAAGCTCCAGCTAGCTCCCAGCCCTGCAGACCCTAGAGTTCTGTCTCTGCTCAGTGCCCCCTTGGGCTCCGGTGGCTTTACTCTCCTGCATGCAGCAGCTGCAGCTGGAAGAGGCTCAGTGGTTCGTCTGCTGCTGGAAGCAGGTGCCAACCCCACTGTGCA GGACTCTCGGGCCCGGCCACCTTATACTGTTGCAGCTGACAAATCAACACGTAATGAGTTCCGAAGGTTCATGGAGAAGAATCCAGATGCCTATGATTACAACAAGGCTCAG GTGCCAGGACCATTGACACCAGAAATGGAAGCACGGCAGGCTACACGGAAAAGGGAGCAGAAGGCAGCCCGGCGGCAACGGGAGGAACAGCAGcagaggcagcaggagcaggaggagcGTGAACGAGAAGAGCAGCGGCGATTTGCCGCCCTCAGTGATCGAGAGAAG AGAGCTCTGGCTGCAGAGCGCCGACTCACCGCCCAGTTGGGAGCCCCTACCCCTCCAATCCCTGACTCTGCAATCGTCAATACTCG ACGCTGCTGGAGTTGTGGGGCATCTCTCCAAGGCCTCACTCCCTTTCACTACCTCGACTTCTCTTTCTGCTCCACACGTTGCCTCCAGGACCATCGCCGTCAGGCAGGGAAGCCCTCTTCCTGA
- the GLB1L gene encoding beta-galactosidase-1-like protein isoform X1 produces MAPKKPSCLRSLLLPLSLTLLLPRADTRSFVVDRDHDRFLLDGAPFRYVSGSLHYFRVPRVLWADRLLKMRWSGLNAVQFYVPWNYHEPQPGVYNFNGSRDLIAFLNEAALANLLVILRPGPYICAEWEMGGLPSWLLRKPEIHLRTSDPDFLAAVDSWFKVLLPKIYPWLYHNGGNIISIQVENEYGSYRACDFSYMRHLAGLFRALLGEKILLFTTDGPEGLKCGSLQGLYTTVDFGPADNMTKIFTLLRKYEPHGPLVNSEYYTGWLDYWGQNHSIRSVSAVTKGLENMLKLGASVNMYMFHGGTNFGYWNGADKKGHFLPITTSYDYDAPISEAGDPTPKLFALRDVISKFQEVPLGPLPPPSPKMMLGPLTLHLVGHLLAFLDLLCPRGPIHSILPMTFEAVEQDRGFMLYRTYMTHTISEPTPFWVPNNGVHDRAYVIVDGVFQGVLERNMRDKLFLTGKLGSKLDILVENMGRLSFGSNSSDFKGLLVPPVLGQTILTQWMMFPLKIDNLVKWWFPLQLPKWPYPQAPSGPTFYSKTFPILGSVGDTFLYLPGWTKGQVWINGFNLGRYWTKRGPQQTLYVPRFLLFPRGALNKITLLELENVPLQPQVQFLDKPILNSTSTLHRTRINSLSADTLSASEPMELSGH; encoded by the exons ATGGCTCCCAAGAAGCCGTCCTGCCTTCGTTCCTTGCTGCTGCCGCTCAGCCTGACGCTACTGCTGCCCCGG GCAGACACTCGGTCGTTCGTAGTGGATAGGGATCATGACCGGTTCCTCCTAGACGGGGCCCCGTTCCGCTATGTGTCTGGCAGCCTGCACTACTTTCGGGTACCGCGGGTGCTTTGGGCCGACCGGCTTTTGAAGATGCGATGGAGCGGCCTCAACGCCGTGCAGTT TTATGTGCCCTGGAACTACCACGAGCCACAGCCTGGGGTCTATAACTTTAATGGCAGCCGGGACCTCATTGCCTTTCTGAATGAGGCAGCTCTAGCGAACCTGTTGGTCATACTGAGACCAGGACCTTACATCTGTGCAGAGTGGGAGATG GGGGGTCTCCCATCCTGGTTGCTTCGAAAACCTGAAATTCATCTGAGAACCTCAGATCCAG ACTTCCTTGCCGCAGTGGACTCCTGGTTCAAGGTCTTGCTGCCCAAGATATATCCATGGCTTTACCACAATGGGGGCAACATCATTAGCATTCAG GTGGAGAATGAATACGGTAGCTACAGAGCCTGTGACTTCAGCTACATGAGGCACTTGGCTGGGCTCTTCCGTGCACTACTAGGAGAAAAGATCTTGCTCTTCACCACAGATGGGCCTGAAGGACTCAAGTGTGGCTCCCTCCAGGGACTCTATACCACTGTGGATTTTGGCCCAG CTGACAACATGACCAAAATCTTTACCCTGCTTCGGAAGTATGAACCCCATGGGCCATTG GTAAACTCTGAGTACTACACAGGCTGGCTGGATTACTGGGGCCAGAATCACTCCATACGGTCTGTGTCAGCTGTAACCAAAGGACTAGAGAACATGCTCAAGTTGGGAGCCAGTGTGAACAT GTACATGTTCCATGGAGGTACCAACTTTGGATATTGGAATG GTGCCGATAAGAAGGGACACTTCCTTCCGATTACTACCAGCTATGACTATGATGCACCTATATCTGAAGCAGGGGACCCCACACCTAAGCTTTTTGCTCTTCGAGATGTCATCAGCAAG TTCCAGGAAGTTCCTTTGGGACCTTTACCTCCCCCCAGCCCCAAGATGATGCTTGGACCTTTGACTCTGCACCTG GTTGGGCATTTGCTGGCTTTCCTAGACTTGTTATGCCCCCGTGGGCCCATTCATTCAATCTTGCCAATGACCTTTGAGGCTGTCGAGCAG GACCGTGGCTTCATGTTGTACCGAACCTATATGACCCATACCATTTCTGAGCCAACACCATTCTGGGTGCCAAATAATGGAGTCCATGACCGTGCCTATGTGATTGTGGATGGG GTGTTCCAAGGTGTTTTGGAGCGCAATATGAGAGACAAACTATTTTTGACGGGGAAACTGGGGTCCAAACTGGATATCTTGGTGGAGAACATGGGGAGGCTCAGTTTTGGGTCTAACAGCAGTGACTTCAAG GGCCTGTTGGTGCCACCAGTTCTGGGGCAAACAATCCTTACCCAGTGGATGATGTTCCCTCTGAAAATTGATAACCTTGTAAAGTGGTGGTTTCCCCTCCAGTTGCCAAAATGGCCATATCCTCAAGCTCCTTCTGGCCCCACATTCTACTCCAAAACATTTCCAATTTTAGGCTCAGTTGGGGACACATTTCTATATCTACCTGGATGGACCAAG GGCCAAGTCTGGATCAATGGGTTTAACTTGGGCCGGTACTGGACAAAGCGGGGGCCACAACAGACCCTCTACGTGCCAAGATTCCTGCTGTTTCCTAGGGGAGCCCTCAACAAAATCACATTGCTGGAACTAGAAAATGTACCTCTCCAGCCCCAAGTCCAATTTTTGGATAAGCCTATCCTCAATAGCACTAGTACTTTGCACAGGACACGTATCAATTCCCTTTCAGCTGATacactgagtgcctctgaaccaATGGAATTAAGTGGGCACTGA